From one Alosa alosa isolate M-15738 ecotype Scorff River chromosome 5, AALO_Geno_1.1, whole genome shotgun sequence genomic stretch:
- the znf703 gene encoding zinc finger protein 703, producing the protein MSRSPLGSKASSRSRSPESAENSTDSGSVSRKFGTQKSLVTALAPSDPLRQEKRLPIRILKMLTAHSHILHPEYLQPLTSAPVSIELDAKKSPLALLAQTCSQIGKPDPPPSSKLASLSSNGLSDKDSGSRSSGSSVSSVKSGDQHQPLDDKSSFKPYSKSGGECRKDGVGDKAGFRVPGGSTGAVTCPHATSPRTSSPTQHTPPQAHRQSQPSPTQKSGHSHYTESKSGSTEQGSADSGSSGPVKKETEHSKPGLDHAQIANSSHARASANSSNGSSASSPQPDSKADAQLPQPGLSAGHVAPVSPFKPGHSVFPLPPSSMGYHGSIVGAYAGYPSQFGAGMGVPGKHPSSSPLTGASPPSFMQSLCRDPYCLTYPNAPHLGGQNCSTCVHDPSSSLKSGFPLMYPSHHLHSLHPTALTSSTTPSLSHPLYTYGFMLQNEPQPHACNWVSVGGPCDKRFSTSEELLAHLRTHTALPGVDGKLLSAYPSSVSSAASCHLHLPPPTSPGALPSSFSLRGSPGLSLARYHPYGKAHLPGAPSLPMHSLPGSSPYYSPYTLYSQRLGSASALGYQ; encoded by the exons ATGAGCAGATCTCCTCTCGGATCTAAAGCCAGTTCACGCAGTCGGAGTCCAGAAAGCGCCGAGAATAGCACTGACAGCGGTAGTGTCTCCCGTAAATTTGGGACACAGAAGTCCTTGGTCACGGCATTGGCACCTTCGGATCCTTTACGCCAAGAAAAGAGACTACCCATCCGGATTCTTAAAATGTTGACCGCTCATAGCCACATACTTCACCCGGAGTATTTACAACCCTTGACTTCCGCACCAGTAAGCATTGAG cTGGATGCCAAAAAGAGCCCTTTAGCCCTCCTGGCACAGACATGTTCTCAGATTGGGAAGCCAGACCCACCTCCATCCTCTAAGCTTGCCTCTCTCAGCTCAAATGGCCTCAGCGACAAGGACTCAGGCTCCCGGTCTTCCGGGTCGTCTGTGTCCTCTGTCAAGTCTGGAGACCAGCACCAGCCCCTGGATGACAAGTCCAGTTTCAAGCCCTACTCCAAGAGTGGTGGAGAGTGCCGCAAAGATGGCGTGGGAGACAAGGCAGGCTTTCGGGTTCCTGGTGGCAGCACCGGTGCAGTCACATGTCCCCACGCCACCTCTCCCAGGACCAGCTCCCCCACTCAGCACACCCCACCCCAAGCGCACCGGCAGTCCCAGCCCTCCCCCACCCAGAAATCAGGCCACAGTCATTACACAGAGTCCAAGTCGGGGAGCACTGAACAGGGCTCAGCGGACAGCGGCAGCAGTGGTCCTGTGAAAAAAGAGACTGAGCACAGCAAGCCAGGCCTGGACCACGCACAGATTGCCAACTCCAGCCACGCCAGGGCGAGCGCCAACTCCAGCAACGGCAGCTCCGCCAGCAGCCCACAGCCCGACAGCAAGGCCGACGCCCAGCTCCCCCAGCCTGGACTAAGCGCCGGACACGTCGCTCCCGTATCCCCGTTCAAACCGGGCCACTCGGTCTTCCCCCTGCCGCCCTCCAGTATGGGATACCACGGGTCCATCGTTGGTGCTTACGCTGGATACCCCTCACAGTTCGGGGCGGGGATGGGGGTTCCTGGGAAGCACCCCAGCTCCAGTCCCTTGACGGGAGCCTCCCCCCCGTCCTTCATGCAGAGCCTGTGCAGGGACCCTTACTGCCTCACCTACCCCAACGCACCGCACCTAGGGGGCCAGAACTGCTCCACCTGCGTCCACGACCCCTCCTCCAGCCTGAAGTCCGGCTTTCCCCTGATGTACCCCTCGCATCATCTGCACTCGCTCCACCCCACGGCTCTGACGTCCAGCACCAcgccctccctctcccacccgCTCTACACCTACGGCTTCATGCTCCAGAACGAACCTCAGCCGCACGCCTGCAACTGGGTGTCGGTGGGTGGCCCGTGCGACAAGCGCTTCTCCACCTCCGAGGAGCTGCTGGCCCACCTGCGCACGCACACGGCGCTGCCAGGTGTCGACGGCAAGCTCCTGTCCGCCTACCCGTCGTCCGTCTCCTCGGCCGCCTCTTGCCACCTCCACCTGCCGCCACCCACCAGCCCCGGCGCCCTCCCCAGCTCCTTCTCGCTCCGCGGCTCGCCCGGCCTGAGCCTGGCGCGCTACCACCCCTACGGCAAGGCCCATCTGCCTGGCGCCCCGTCCCTGCCCATGCACTCTCTCCCAGGCTCGTCTCCCTACTACTCCCCCTACACGCTCTACAGCCAGAGACTAGGCTCGGCCTCAGCCCTGGGCTACCAGTGA